Genomic segment of Panicum virgatum strain AP13 chromosome 9N, P.virgatum_v5, whole genome shotgun sequence:
GCTCCTAACCGGAGACTTCCACGACCGCGCTACTCGCGCGTCTGCAACCGGCCTCCTcggaggaggcggcagcggcagagGCACTGATGGAATTTGGGCTAGGCCCATGAACAATTTCAGaaattccaaataaatctcaaaggcctaTAGTGCATGAGGAAGTGAGCTAGTGTGCAAACCTTTAGTCTCACCTTGCTAGTTGAAGTGGAATATGACCAACTTAAATATGGAGGTTGTATTCACCTCTCCAAGCTATATGTGTGGGGAGAGAAGGGGAGATCCACACGCACGCGCTTGCTCGGGCGCATGACGTACGCGTGAATGGTCCGCCGAAATCCGGCCCCTTGCCTTGTGGGGGCGCTGCTtccttttgctattttttataATGCGTTATTGTTTATAATGCGGACTTTATGGAAATGGTAGATACCAGCAGCTGAGCAATCTTTTTATGCTTTTTTTCTAATGCTAgatttttttgtatgtttctAAACTTTGGATCTTTTAATGGTATGAATCCAATTTTCCCCACTGTTAATTATACCCTGCAACCTGATCCGGAGGCATAGTGTCTGTCGGCACCTGAAGGATATTTCACTTTATGTGCATTGCACCGTAGGTGGTCAGTGGTCACTGAGAGCTTGTGCTCCATGGATCCCTAGAAATACCTAGAATTGAGTCAGTACATTATATCCTAATATATATACCAAGGGCTGTCAACACAGTGCCCACCTCTGGAGCACAGGGCCATAGAGCACAGTACCAATACACTGTTCTTTTCCAAGTCTGAACATTGGCCATAGGGCCTACCAGTTTGTAATAGTATGTTTGTACATGACTGGCCTTGATGAGATCAGCTTAAGTATCACATCACTAGCACTGACCCTTGTTTATGGAAAAGGGATTATTGTTTGTCACATACTCACTCCGTCCCGCAAAGACTATTCATTTAGCCTTCAAATTTTGTCCAGCAAAAACCGTGCGTTTAGATTGTAGTAAAGTTAATCTAGTTAAAGCAATATAAAATACCAAGAAAGAATTGCATTGAGAAGGACATGAAGCCAATCAAATGTTTAAGTTGATGTTTAATTTTCTTGTCCaatgcatttgcatttattGAGGATCTGGGGGAATCGAATAAACAACACGATCTTTAATCACAAACTCTATAGTTAATAAGTGGTAACATAATTATTTTCCACTAATAGTAATATGTTTGAAGTTTTTAAATGAACAATCTTTGTGGTAGTAGGAGTTACGTGAATATTTAATGATCCTAATTTTACTTTTTTAGATGTCGTTTAGTGTCAAGTTGTCCTTTTGCACTGGCTACTGTTTATTAATAAATATGCAATCCTTGAGTGTCTTTCtcaaaaacaaaccccaccactTGTATATATAACAAACTCCCTAGAGTTGCTGAAggataaaaaaaaaagcaacacACTCGATCTCTgcagttgcaacttgcaagagaAAACAAGACAAAATACAGGAATCTTTTCTTGAGAAAAGACAGACAGTCACGTTATCACAACACACGGCAACAGCATGTGTGATGACTCTTGAGTGGCTCCATCTGGCACTCGCAATCGCAAAATTTCACGGCAAAAGCACTGATGGTCCAGgttacatacatatatatagtagtAGGTAGTAGTAAATTCAATTATTTAACTGACTCTAGTAAAAGAAAAGACTTATTAACTTAGCCGGTGATCTTAATTAACCAAAAACATTATCTCTTTGTGTCCCTAATATAATCTACAAATTAACTTCCGATGGCTAGCTGCCGGGTGGCCTGATTGCCCGCCGGCGGCTACATGAGGAGGCTGCGGAtgacggcggcctgcgcggtGCTGACGTCTGTGGTGGCGAGCAGCTCGGAGAGGCGGTCGCTGAGGTCGTCGACCTCCCGGTGCAGGCTCCGGATGTAGCTGCACGTCTCCTGCAGCACCCTCGCCGACGGCacctgcacacacacacacaacctaATAAGTGTCGCCGTCCATGTCCATCCTGGCTAGCTCACCACCACCATTGTTCATTCAGCATCCTAGCGGGCCACCAGGATTATTACGTGCGTAGAACATATACATACCCTGTCGTTGCTCCGGAGGCGGGCCTCGGGGAGGAGCGCCTGCAGCTTGGCGACGAGGTCGCTGATCTGCTCGTCGCTGATCCGCAACGCGCCGCCGGAAGACGACGACCTCGACTGCGACCGCCGGCTCGACATCCGAGATCCTGCCCGTCGGCAATGTAATGCTCCCGCAATGCGTGCCCGTGGATGCCTGCAAAAGGCTCGTGTGCGCTCGGGATCGAGGAGGCAAGTAGCAGTGGAGCTAGCTAGCAAGGCAACAGGAGTATAGATGATCGAAGCGACGGTGATGGCCCTAGATGCATATGGGAGGTTGGAATGGGCACAGGCAGGGTGCCGGGGAGTTAAATAGAGggaggcgcgcgcgcgccgtggtGGCTGCAGAGAAACCTCGCGAGAGACAGCACTGGAACAACAGTAAGGTCTAAGATAGCGGCGCCAGTGGCGGAGCTTCACAAGGGCTAAGGGGCCCATGGCCCTCCCTGGCTTTGCAAATTTTGCACTATATGAACAGTAATATTGATACTATTCATCACTGTAGCATAAGGTTGGCCCCTCATTCTTCCGATTTCTTCAATCAAGCTCCGCCAGTGAGGGGCGCCGCAGCGTCACAGTGCGGCCGGCCGTCGTCTTCCATTCACCTGCTGCTGGTGGCTTCCTGCTGACACCAGATTAATGGGGAAGCTAGGGCGAGAGCACAACTGCTCTGAATGGTCAGTTTTTTTTACAAGGAATGTGGTCAGGTTTGGGGCGTTGGCAGCGTTGATAGTGAGGCAAAAAAAATCTGATGGTGGTATGAGTATGAGCCGCCGCGAATGAGAAGAAAGAAAGCTAGGGTGGTCTTACGTGCTTTCAAATGGCGTTGCTGAAACTGCTAGATACTGGTCTACATTTATGCATTCACCGCCCCTTCACTGGCATAAGAGCATCTGTGGTCAAGGTTTGAAACATCATTTCACTGTGATATCAGGCCAATCTCAGTGTGAGTGTCATCGATACAGTTATTAAGACTATAAACTAAACTAGATAATCGAGTCagaggagtgtcatggtgatgacactcctctcacattcTATGACACACTCCATCCTCTCTTCATAAAAATTGtgtcatgtcagcaaatttaatgctcatgacacTATTATGACACTTCCACTGAGACTAGCCTCGTAACGATGCTTCAAACTGTTTTCCATTGTAATAAGTCCTCATTCACCTATGCGCCAATATTGAGCATATACTTCGATCAATAGTTGATCCAAACAAGTGACTAAAATATATACTGAAGTTTAGTCCATTAGTCCTGAAAAGCTACTTAATTTGGACTAAACCAACCTGCGAACTGTGAAAAGA
This window contains:
- the LOC120691767 gene encoding transcription factor ILI7-like, with product MSSRRSQSRSSSSGGALRISDEQISDLVAKLQALLPEARLRSNDRVPSARVLQETCSYIRSLHREVDDLSDRLSELLATTDVSTAQAAVIRSLLM